A portion of the Corynebacterium rouxii genome contains these proteins:
- a CDS encoding DapH/DapD/GlmU-related protein, translated as MSQFGATAIGIANIAMNGEVLDTWYPTPELVPASGSSSYTERLGAQDLPPKLLSLVRLDEDRLVEQVAVRTHIGDLDSPPIDAHDVFLRLHLLSHRLMRPLEINMDNAMSILSRVVWTNKGPCLPENFENIRMSLRNRGLIHVYGIDRLPRMVDYVVPTGVEITEAERVRLGAYLAEGTKVLREGYVSFNAGTLGAGRIEGRLYSGTVVGDNVDLGISASIVPSKPHAQLCVGANCVFGLGSAVMGINLGDNVHVGNNVVIDKETMVYFAERGETAPAAILDGQSDWQIHAESGHPEPVVRPI; from the coding sequence GGTATCGCCAACATTGCCATGAACGGCGAAGTCCTTGATACCTGGTACCCAACCCCAGAATTAGTCCCTGCCAGCGGTTCCTCCTCCTACACGGAACGACTAGGAGCACAGGATTTACCGCCTAAGCTTTTGAGCCTTGTGCGTCTCGACGAAGACCGCTTGGTGGAGCAAGTTGCCGTACGTACCCATATCGGTGATCTGGATTCCCCGCCTATCGACGCCCATGATGTGTTTCTGCGACTACATCTGTTATCGCATCGATTGATGCGTCCGCTCGAGATCAACATGGATAACGCGATGAGTATCTTGTCTCGGGTGGTATGGACGAACAAAGGTCCTTGCTTGCCGGAGAATTTTGAGAACATCAGAATGTCGCTGCGTAACCGTGGTCTTATTCACGTCTATGGCATTGACCGTTTGCCCCGCATGGTTGATTATGTGGTTCCTACAGGGGTAGAAATCACCGAGGCGGAACGCGTCCGGTTAGGCGCTTATCTAGCAGAAGGAACCAAGGTGCTGCGTGAAGGGTATGTTTCTTTCAACGCGGGCACTCTTGGCGCTGGCCGAATTGAAGGCCGTTTGTATTCAGGAACCGTGGTGGGCGATAACGTCGACCTCGGTATTTCTGCATCGATCGTTCCTAGTAAGCCCCATGCTCAGCTGTGCGTCGGTGCTAACTGCGTGTTCGGATTGGGATCAGCTGTGATGGGGATCAACCTCGGCGACAATGTGCACGTAGGCAACAATGTGGTGATTGATAAGGAGACAATGGTCTACTTTGCGGAACGTGGCGAAACCGCGCCAGCAGCGATTCTCGACGGCCAATCGGATTGGCAAATTCATGCCGAAAGCGGCCATCCGGAGCCTGTCGTCCGCCCCATTTAG